ATTATGGCTACTGAACACGGTTATCAAACTAATATCGGTGACAGGGGTGGCAAATTGTCGGGTGGACAGCGCCAGCGTATCAGTATTGCCAGGGCCATACTGAAAAACCCGAAGATACTTATTCTGGATGAAGCGACATCAGCACTAGATACCGACTCGGAACGGCTTGTACAGGAAGCACTGGAAAAACTGATGAAAAACCGGACTACCATCGTGATAGCCCACCGGTTGTCCACCATCAAAAATGCGGATGAGATCTATGTAATGAAAGATGGACACATCGTAGAATCAGGACAACATTCCACATTGTATGCCCGGGGCGGATACTACACCTCATTATGTGATACGCAACGCGACCTAAGCGAATAATAAGCTATCCCTTATCTTTGGGAACAGGGACAAACGATTCTTTTTCAGAGATTTTCTCCAATAGCCGGTCTACCGCCTCGAAAGGAGAATTTATACTACGGAATTCGGGGACGACTTCTTTCATCTTCTTCACTGTCCGCATATCATCATATTCGTAAGAAGCATGAATCAGAGCGTTTATTTTGCGGTTCACCTCTTCATATTCATACTCACGCACATCTGCGATCATTATTTTCTCATGATAGGTCGGTTTGGTATGCTCGGCTATGTTCAATAGTTCTTCATAGAGTTTTTCCCCATGCCGCAGTCCGGTAAACTCTATCTTGATATTCCTTGAGCCGGAGAGCCGTATCATCCTTTTTGCCAGATCCAGAATTTTGACAGGCTTGCCCATATCGAAAATATAGATTTCTCCGCCTTTACCCATAGCTCCCGCTTCGAGTACCAACTGACAGGCTTCCGGAATGGTCATAAAGTAGCGGATGATCTCCGGATGGGTTACGGTAACAGGGCCTCCATTCTTTATCTGCTCCCTGAACAAAGGTATTACCGAACCGTTCGATCCCAACACATTCCCAAAGCGGGTAGTAATAAACTGCGTAGTTCTCTTCCCGCTTTTCGCTATATATTTTGCCAGGGACTGTACGTAGATCTCACAAATCCTTTTGGAACAACCCATTACATTTGAAGGGTTCACCGCCTTATCGGTAGAGACCATCACAAATTTGTCGGCATTGTATTTTACAGCCAGGTCTGCGACGATCTTCGTCCCAAGGATATTGGTCTGTACCGATTCCGACACATTGTCCTCCATCATCGGCACATGCTTGTACGCCGCTGCATGGAAAATATACTGCGGCCGTGTCCTGGAAAAGATACGTTCCATCCGGCTGGCATTGCTAACATCAGCCACAATGATCTCGGCACGGAGTTCCCTCCATTTATCTTTCAGTTCGAGCCTCATGTCATGTAACGGGGTTTCCGCCTGATCTATAAGAATAATACTGTAGGGATTGAAATTGGCTACCTGGCGGACTATCTCGCTACCTATCGATCCGGCGGCACCTGTCACCATTACACGTTTGCCTTCAATATTTGAAGCTATCTTCAACATATTGATGTGGATCGGATCACGGGGCAAAAGATCTTCAATCTGTACGTCTTTCAACTGCTCCTTGCTCATAATCATTCCGTTCCACTCGTTCAAAGGTACAGTAGTTAGCAATGAGATGTTATGATCCACAAAATTACTCAGGAGGTCAGAATTCTTTATCTCCTCCATTTGCTGAGGTGAAACGATGATGGTCTTCACATCCTTACTCTCCAGTGTCCTGAATATATTTTCATTATTCGCATAGATCGTTATCCCCATCAACTCCTTTCCCACCATCTGGCTTTCGTCCGAAATAAACCCAAGTACCCGGTAGTTAAATTCGCTATTTCCCTTCAATGCTTTTGCAACACTGATACCGGCTTCTTTAGTACCGTAAATAAATACATTGACCGGTTTCACATCTCTCCCTGTAATAAATTCATATACCTCTTTCGTGAGTATCCTTGAAAAGATCATCAGAAACGTATTGAGAAAGAAAACAGAGATGAAAGTAATATCATCCAGATAAAAACCCGGATGATATCTCTTCAGTATTATAATAGCCAGATAAGTAAAACCGTACCCCAGCATCAATGCATAGGTAATCCTCATCAGGTCGGAGAATGAAGAGAATCTTAGAATGCCACTGAATGTACGAAACAATATAAAAGTAATCGAATTGACAAAAACCAGGATTA
This window of the Proteiniphilum saccharofermentans genome carries:
- a CDS encoding polysaccharide biosynthesis protein, which translates into the protein MSNLIHNFLSNRVLSRFTIFVIDILMIMFSCLVMYLMRYGFVGLTPEVRADGITLGVILVFVNSITFILFRTFSGILRFSSFSDLMRITYALMLGYGFTYLAIIILKRYHPGFYLDDITFISVFFLNTFLMIFSRILTKEVYEFITGRDVKPVNVFIYGTKEAGISVAKALKGNSEFNYRVLGFISDESQMVGKELMGITIYANNENIFRTLESKDVKTIIVSPQQMEEIKNSDLLSNFVDHNISLLTTVPLNEWNGMIMSKEQLKDVQIEDLLPRDPIHINMLKIASNIEGKRVMVTGAAGSIGSEIVRQVANFNPYSIILIDQAETPLHDMRLELKDKWRELRAEIIVADVSNASRMERIFSRTRPQYIFHAAAYKHVPMMEDNVSESVQTNILGTKIVADLAVKYNADKFVMVSTDKAVNPSNVMGCSKRICEIYVQSLAKYIAKSGKRTTQFITTRFGNVLGSNGSVIPLFREQIKNGGPVTVTHPEIIRYFMTIPEACQLVLEAGAMGKGGEIYIFDMGKPVKILDLAKRMIRLSGSRNIKIEFTGLRHGEKLYEELLNIAEHTKPTYHEKIMIADVREYEYEEVNRKINALIHASYEYDDMRTVKKMKEVVPEFRSINSPFEAVDRLLEKISEKESFVPVPKDKG